TCGTCAGGAATTTCAGGCTTTTATCAGAACATCCAATACATGTTGGATGAGTATGATGGCTTGACCATTGCCTTTCCAGATACCCATATCACAAGTTCCCCTCTAGGATTTATGGTGGAGAGTGCCTTTGAATGGGCAGAACAAGGCGATGATTTTACTCAGATTCAGGAGAAATTGGCTATCCAAATCGCTGATAATTCAGCCTTTATCATAGTAGATGACCTTGATCACTTGGTTAAGGGAGGACGTCTGTCAAATGGGGCAGCTATCTTAGGAAATCTCCTCAGTATCAAGCCTATCCTTTACTTTAATGACCAAGGGGTGATTGAAGTTTACGAAAAAGTTCGTACAGAAAAGAAAGCAATCAAACGTTTGGTGGAAATCATCAAGGAGTTGACAAAAGATGGGGACTACCGTATAACAGTCATTCATGGGAACGCTCCTCAAAAGGCAGCGGATTTACGTCAGCTTTTGATGGAGAGTGGTGTGACTGCTGAAATTCCAATTGAAACCTTTGGTAGTGTCATTGGGACCCACCTTGGAGAAGGTAGTATCGCCTTGAGCTATACACCAATCGTCTAAATTGTTCTTACAGGCTTTGTATCTTAGCAATTGAACACGGCCTACCTGCCTCTTGAAAAAAGATGCCTGTCTTACCTTTCATGGAAAGTCAGTGCCATTCCCTATTTTTCATGGGCAGCTAACGTCCTTTGTATCTTGATAATTGAACACGCCTGGAACCCTGTGTGAAAAAGATAGTTCTTCCAAGGAGTAGACACTCCTTGATTAGAACTCCTATTTTCACTTTGTGTTCTTACAGGCTTTGTATCTTAGACAGGAGTAGAGATGAGTATTCGAGTAATTATTGCCGGTTTTAAGGGAAAGATGGGTCAGGCTGCTTGTCAGATGGTCTTGGCTGATCCAGACTTGGACTTGGTCGCAGTTTTGGATCCTTTTGAGTCTGAGTCAGAATGGCAGGGAATTCCTGTCTTCAATGATAAGGCTGACTTGGCTGGTGTTGAAGCGGATGTCTGGGTGGATTTTACTACACCAGCCGTTGCCTACGAAAATACACGCTTTGCTCTTGAAAATGGCTTTGCTCCAGTAGTTGGAACAACAGGATTCACTAGTGAAGAAATTACAGAACTAAAAGCATTTTCCCGTGAACAAGATTTGGGTGGCTTGATCGCCCCTAACTTTGCCTTGGGCGCTGTCTTGCTTATGCAATTTGCGTCCCAGGCTGCCAAATATTTCCCAAATGTGGAGATTATCGAGCTCCATCATGACAAGAAAAAAGATGCTCCGAGTGGAACAGCCATTAAAACAGCTGAGTTGATGGCAGAAGTTCGAGAGTCTATCCAACAAGGTGCGCCTGATGAGGAAGAATTGATTGCAGGTGCCCGTGGTGCTGATTTTGATGGCATGCGGATCCACTCAGTTCGTTTGCCAGGCTTAGTAGCTCATCAAGAAGTTATCTTTGGCAATCAGGGAGAAGGATTGACCCTTCGTCATGACTCCTATGATCGCAGCTCCTTCATGACAGGGGTCAATTTGGGAATCAAAGAAGTTGTCAAGCGTCATGAGCTTGTCTATGGATTAGAACACTTATTATGAGATTAACGCAAATGCCTTCTGAATTTCAGAAGGCTTTACCAGTATTAGAAAAAATTAAAGAAGCAGGATTTGAAGCCTATTTTGTTGGGGGCTCCGTCAGAGATGCCCTCCTCAATCGTCCTATCCACGATGTGGATATTGCGACTTCATCCTATCCAGAAGAGACCAAGCAGATTTTTCCGCGAACAGCTGATATCGGAATCGAGCACGGAACTGTCTTGGTTTTAGATGGTGACGAGGAGTATGAGGTAACCACCTTTCGGACAGAGGATGTCTATGTAGACTATCGCAGACCCAGTGCGGTTTCCTTTGTGCGTTCGCTAAAAGAGGACCTCAAACGTCGTGATTTCACAGTTAATGCCTTTGCCTTGGATGAGACAGGCGAAATTATTGATTTGTTCCATGGTCTCAAAGATCTGGAAAATCAAGTCTTGCGAGCAGTTGGAGTGGCTAGTGAACGTTTCAACGAAGATGCTTTGCGGATTATGCGTGGTTTCCGTTTTCAGGCCAGTCTTGGCTTTGAACTTGAGTCAGAAACGTTTAAAGCTATGAAGGCCTTAACGCCACTTTTGGAGAAAATTTCTGTGGAGCGTACCTTCGTTGAGTTTGATAAACTCTTGCTGGCTCCGTTTTGGAGAAGGGGCTTAGCTTCCATGATTGAGAGTCAAGCTTATGATTACCTCCCTGATATGGCAGACAGTCGAGAAAAGCTCCAAAAATTGTTTGATTTAGAGGCGAATTTCACCTTTGAGTCTTCTGAACAAGCCTGGGCGACCCTCTTGTGGGCTTTGGAGATTAAGGATGCACAGCCATTTTTGAAGCATTGGAAAACCTCACGTCAATTTGTAAAGCAGGTTCAGGATTTGCTGACTATTTTGGCTCTACGAGAAGAAGGAGAGTTGAGCAAGCGTGATTGTTACCGTTTTGACTTGGATTCCCTTCTACAAGCTGAACGTCTTCGTCAAGCCCAAGGAAAAGAGGTCAACCCCCAACTTATCACAGAAACTTACCAGAGTTTGACCATTCATGACAAGAAAGAAATCCAGATTAACGGTGGTATTTTAATCAAGGAATATGGTTACCAGCCAGGTCCAGATTTGGGAGATATTTTAACTGAGATTGAGTTTGCCATTGTCGATGGTGACTTGGAGAATGACCGTGATGCCATTCATACTTACCTGAGGGAGAAAAAATGAGTGATTTTATCGTTGAAAAACTAAGTAAATCCGTTGGTGACAAGACCGTTTTTAAGGATATTTCTTTTATCATCCATGATTTGGACAGAATCGGTCTGATTGGTGTCAATGGAACGGGTAAGACCACCCTTTTAGATGTTTTATCAGGTGTTTCTGGCTATGACGGGGATGTCAGTCCTTTTTCAGCTAAGAATGACTATAAGATTGGCTACTTGACTCAGAATCCAGATTTTGATGATAGCAAGACAGTTTTGGACACGGTTCTGTCCAGCGACCTCAAGGAAATCCAGTTGATTCGTGAGTATGAGTTAATCATGCTCAACTACAGTGAGGACAAGCAGGCTCGTTTGGAACGGGTCATGGCAGAGATGGATTCTCTCCAAGCCTGGGAAATTGAAAGCCAGGTCAAGACGGTCCTCAGCAAGCTAGGTATTCAGAACTTGTCGACTCCAGTTGGTGAATTGTCAGGTGGTCTAAGAAGACGGGTTCAGTTGGCGCAAGTTCTCCTAGGAAACCACGACCTCCTGCTTCTGGACGAGCCGACTAACCACCTGGACATTGCGACCATTGAGTGGCTGACCCTTTTTTTGAAAAATTCCAAGAAGACCGTTCTCTTTATCACACATGATCGTTATTTCCTAGACGCTTTGTCAACACGGATTTTCGAGTTGGACCGAGCAGGCTTGACCGAGTATCAGGGAAATTACCAGGACTATGTCCGCCTAAAAGCGGAACAAGATGAGCGTGACGCTGCCCTTCTCCACAAAAAAGAACAACTTTATAAGCAAGAACTGGCCTGGATGCGCAGACAACCGCAGGCGCGTGCGACCAAGCAGCAAGCTCGTATCAATCGTTTCCACGATTTGAAAAAAGAAGTTTCAGATGGCGTTGCTGATACAGACTTGACCATGAACTTTGAAACCAGTCGGATTGGGAAAAAAGTCATCGAGTTTCAGAATGTTTCCTTCTCCTATGAAAACAAGCCCATTTTGCAAGATTTTAATCTATTGGTGCAAGCCAAAGACCGTATCGGAATCGTTGGGGACAACGGTGTCGGGAAGTCAACTCTGCTTAATCTCATCGCAGGGAGTCTTGAGCCGACTAAAGGCCAAGTGATCATCGGTGAGACGGTTCGCATCGCCTATTTTTCTCAACAAATTGAAGGTTTGGATGAAAGCAAACGGGTTATCAATTACCTGCAGGAAGTAGCAGAAGAGGTTAAGACCAGTGGTGGTTCTACAACTTCCATCGCTGAGTTGCTAGAGCAGTTCCTCTTTCCACGTTCGACGCATGGAACCTTGATTGAGAAATTGTCTGGTGGCGAGAAAAAACGTCTTTATCTCCTCAAATTGCTCTTGGAAAGACCAAATGTTCTCCTCTTGGACGAGCCAACCAATGACTTGGATATTGCGACCTTGACAGTCTTGGAAAATTTCTTGCAGGGCTTTGCAGGTCCTGTCTTGACAGTTAGCCACGATCGTTATTTCTTGGATAAGGTAGCGACCAAGATTCTCGCCTTTGAGAATGGTAAGATTCGTCCTTTCTTTGGCCATTACACTGATTACCTTGACGAAAAAGCCTTTGAAGCAGAAACAGCAAGTCAAGTTCAAAAGGCCGAAAAAGAGAAAGTGGTCAAAGTCCGTGAAGACAAGAAGCGTATGACCTATCAAGAAAAGCAGGAGTGGGCAAGCATTGAAGGCGATATTGAAGACTTGGAAAATCGTATCGCTACTATTGAA
This genomic stretch from Streptococcus sp. 1643 harbors:
- a CDS encoding DegV family protein — protein: MKLAVITDSSAYLEEKTLQRENLFILDIPVNIDGEEYVEGVNLTAEEFYQKMAQSAELPKTSQPSIAKLDEILSSLKDEGYTHVLGLFLSSGISGFYQNIQYMLDEYDGLTIAFPDTHITSSPLGFMVESAFEWAEQGDDFTQIQEKLAIQIADNSAFIIVDDLDHLVKGGRLSNGAAILGNLLSIKPILYFNDQGVIEVYEKVRTEKKAIKRLVEIIKELTKDGDYRITVIHGNAPQKAADLRQLLMESGVTAEIPIETFGSVIGTHLGEGSIALSYTPIV
- the dapB gene encoding 4-hydroxy-tetrahydrodipicolinate reductase, whose protein sequence is MSIRVIIAGFKGKMGQAACQMVLADPDLDLVAVLDPFESESEWQGIPVFNDKADLAGVEADVWVDFTTPAVAYENTRFALENGFAPVVGTTGFTSEEITELKAFSREQDLGGLIAPNFALGAVLLMQFASQAAKYFPNVEIIELHHDKKKDAPSGTAIKTAELMAEVRESIQQGAPDEEELIAGARGADFDGMRIHSVRLPGLVAHQEVIFGNQGEGLTLRHDSYDRSSFMTGVNLGIKEVVKRHELVYGLEHLL
- a CDS encoding CCA tRNA nucleotidyltransferase — translated: MRLTQMPSEFQKALPVLEKIKEAGFEAYFVGGSVRDALLNRPIHDVDIATSSYPEETKQIFPRTADIGIEHGTVLVLDGDEEYEVTTFRTEDVYVDYRRPSAVSFVRSLKEDLKRRDFTVNAFALDETGEIIDLFHGLKDLENQVLRAVGVASERFNEDALRIMRGFRFQASLGFELESETFKAMKALTPLLEKISVERTFVEFDKLLLAPFWRRGLASMIESQAYDYLPDMADSREKLQKLFDLEANFTFESSEQAWATLLWALEIKDAQPFLKHWKTSRQFVKQVQDLLTILALREEGELSKRDCYRFDLDSLLQAERLRQAQGKEVNPQLITETYQSLTIHDKKEIQINGGILIKEYGYQPGPDLGDILTEIEFAIVDGDLENDRDAIHTYLREKK
- a CDS encoding ABC-F family ATP-binding cassette domain-containing protein is translated as MSDFIVEKLSKSVGDKTVFKDISFIIHDLDRIGLIGVNGTGKTTLLDVLSGVSGYDGDVSPFSAKNDYKIGYLTQNPDFDDSKTVLDTVLSSDLKEIQLIREYELIMLNYSEDKQARLERVMAEMDSLQAWEIESQVKTVLSKLGIQNLSTPVGELSGGLRRRVQLAQVLLGNHDLLLLDEPTNHLDIATIEWLTLFLKNSKKTVLFITHDRYFLDALSTRIFELDRAGLTEYQGNYQDYVRLKAEQDERDAALLHKKEQLYKQELAWMRRQPQARATKQQARINRFHDLKKEVSDGVADTDLTMNFETSRIGKKVIEFQNVSFSYENKPILQDFNLLVQAKDRIGIVGDNGVGKSTLLNLIAGSLEPTKGQVIIGETVRIAYFSQQIEGLDESKRVINYLQEVAEEVKTSGGSTTSIAELLEQFLFPRSTHGTLIEKLSGGEKKRLYLLKLLLERPNVLLLDEPTNDLDIATLTVLENFLQGFAGPVLTVSHDRYFLDKVATKILAFENGKIRPFFGHYTDYLDEKAFEAETASQVQKAEKEKVVKVREDKKRMTYQEKQEWASIEGDIEDLENRIATIEEEMQANGSDFGKLATLQKELDEKNEALLEKYERYEYLSELA